atttcctcaagtaaatttaggaaattcatatgaagggagtgttttagtactgtaaacatgcagtttaaggacggcgtgtccaaaaacatatataggggAGTGCCTGTTGGCTTGCAACCAAAGATATGGGTATTTCTCAGaacatatgaaaatgttataatatattgttAGCAGTATATTGGAAGCTGTATAGATCAAGTGGATATAAGATGtgactatttaataatttaataataataacacttaTGTTCCATTCCGATGTTCCAATAATGTAGAATAAGTAGTAAGGACTATGTGAAGATCAGAATAGGGTAACACTTGAATTGAGAGAGACAATTGGAAGCAGACGTGAGAAAGCTAAGctgaacagaaattaaataaaataaaaactcaagaattgaaataaataatataaacctgCGTCAACAACTTCAGAAGTGGGATAGTCCCATTAATACATTCGCCTACATAGCCATACCTGAGAGCACACatttttttccgcttttatAATTACGACGCCATTCTGAAATGGACAAGACAttggaagaagaagaagcactGCTTGACGCCGCCATAAGGGTTGCTGAGAAGAAGAAAATATTGGCCGGATTGATGAAAAACGTCGACAAAACGACAGATGACCTCCAAATGGTGATGCACCTCGTGAGCCCGTTTTCTGCCACTGAAAATGAGGAAGCCCTTAAGtggattttgaattttgagaGAGTCTGCAGAGATATCAACACATGTACAAATTTTCAACTGCGCTGCGTACGAATGTTGATGAAATCGGGTACAGATGCCGACTTGTTTGTGAGTGTTGATCGATCGAACACTTACGACGAATTTAagataaatttcataaaaacattCGGTCGTGGAAGCTCAACTGCTGATATTGTATTGCTACTTAAGGAAACCATGTTCAACCCCGCGAAGAACACCGTTATGGGATACATACTTCTGATGGAGGAAATTGCTATGCGTGCAAATATTGACGAAAAATTGACAGTGCAGTTCGTCATTGATGGTTTTCGCGATCGTTCAGCCAATATCGCTATATTGtacacagcaacaacaatcgcaCAATTGAAGGAATTGGCTTGGAAGTATGGCAATCTAAGGAAGAAGTCACACAATTTTCCTCAGCGCATGGAAAATACTGGAGGAGATCGGAAAACAGCCCGGTGCTACAATTGCTCTGCTTATGGGCACTACGCTTCGTCGTGCACTGCGCCGAAACGCGAGAAGGGATCTTGTTTCCGTTGTGGATCCCTCCAACATATGCTAAAGGATTGTCAGCAGAAGCCAGCAAGTGATCCGAGAGTGGTGGGAGCAGCCAACAACCAGCCGATACGAGATGACGAAGAGGAGCCTAATATGTTTATTCCGATTTTTAACCAGGTAGGAGTATATTTTTACACTGATTGCCAACATAAGCCTAACGTAACTCTTCTGTCTGCCATGTTCGATACGGGAAGCgccattaatttaattcagcACTCTGCGATTccttataaaaactttagcgATATACTGGTCCCGACGAATTACTATGGAGttaatggatttaaaattaaaacattcggaaaaatttttgtcaggctcgtttttcaaaacgtagaagaagaaatttcattttttgttgtacccAATAATTATGTTTCAACTAATGTTCTGTTAGGCCGTAAGTTTTTTGAGAAATTtggaataaaattgatttctaAGGATAAGGTAAAAGAAATTGTAgaagtgaatttatttaaggaTAGTGAACCATTGAAAATAGTGAGTATTGAACCAATAAATAGACTTCAGAATAGTGAAACATATAGAGACAGTGACCATTTAGAAAGCAGTAGAGATTTTGAAGAGTTGTGTATAGAAAATGAAATAGTTAGTGACGACAGCATTccgtatatatatagtattgaTGTATTTCAGGATGATGAAAGTTTTGACATTGACCCGAAGTTAAGTGATGAAGATCGAAGCGAACTCAGTGAAATAATAAGATTGAATTACTTATGTTTATCTAACATCCAAGCGATCCAACATAGTTATGAAATGAGGCTAAGACTTAAGTCTGAAGAACCGGTACGCACTGTACCAAGAAGACTTTCGTATCAGGAAAAGAAAGAAGTagattcaaaaattgatgagTTATTGAAAAAAGGATTCATAAGAGAAAGCAATTCACCCTATAGTTCCGCTATCgttcttgttaaaaaaaaatctggaGAAAAGCGTATGTGTGTAGATTATAGACAACTTAATAAGATAACCGTTCGAGACGGATACCCCCTTCCCCTCATAGATGACTGCTTAGAGAGATTAGAAGGAAATAAGTATTTTACATTGTTAGATTTGAAAAATGGATACCATCAAGTGAAAGTAGCAGAAAGTTCCGTGCAGTATACAGCATTTGTAACACCTTCCGGTCAATATGAATATACAAGAATGCCTTTCGGACTCATGAATGCACCCGCAGTATTTATGAgatttattaactttattcTTCAACCTTTGATTCGCGAAGGAAATGTAGTAGTTTATATAGACGATATTGCTATAGGCTCGAAAACATTGAACGAACATTTTAAGATTGTAGGAAGAGTATTACGAATTTTAGCAGAGTACcgattggaaattaaaataaataagtgccAGTTCGCTTACAAAAGCATTGCATTTTTAGGGTATACACTGAGTGAAAAAGGAATAAGTCCGAATTATGAGCACACATCAACTATTAAACATCTTCCGATACCAAAAGATCGCCATGGAATGCAGAAATGTTTAGGACTATTTTCTTACTTTAGGAGGTTTATTCCGGCATACTCAAAAATAGCAAAGCCATTGCAAGAGCTCACAAAAGCAGGTGTTAAGTATGAACTTAGTGAGGAttgtataaaaacttttgaatatcttcgtgacaaattaatttcatctcCCATATTATCCTTGTACAACCCAAATCGAGAGACTGAATTGCATTGCGACGCAAGTAGCGAGGGATTTGGAggaattttgttgcaaaagcAGAATGATAATAAGTTTCACCCAATAGCCTATTTTTCACAAAGAGCAACAAAACTAGAAGCTAGATATGAAAGCTTTAAATTGGAAACATTAGCTGTAGTTTATTCATTACGAAAATTCAGAATATATTTAGAAGGAATTCCGTTTAACATAGTAACAGATTGTAATGCAGTAGTTTTGTGCCTAGGGAAAGGACGCCTTAACTCGAGCATTGCCAGATGGGCTTTAGAATTGGCTAATTACAATTATACCCTTAAGCATCGTAGTGGAAAGTAAATGACTCATGTTGATTCATTAAGTAGATACCCTTCAGCCTTAAATGAGAGTTTTGAATATGAACCAGTAGTGAATATCCAAAACAGTGACAACAAAGATCAAATAGTTTCAGTAATTGACAGTGACGACATCAACCTTCAGCTTCAGATAACGCAAAATAGAGATAGTATTATAGTGAAATTGAAAGAACAATTAGAACAAGGAAGTGGGAAGAACTTTATATTAAGCGATGGAATTGTTTATAGATTAGGTGAGAATGATATTGAATTGCTCTATGTACCAGCTGCAATGGAATCCCATATAATTAGGAGGGTTCATGAAAATTTATGTCATTTAGGTTCCGAGAAgtgcttaaaagaaataatgagACACTATTGGTTTCCAAACATGAAAGCTAAAATAGATGCATTTATTGGAAATTGCTTAAAGTGTATCATGTTTACGGTACCCACACATGCGAATAATCGAACACTTCATAATATACCTAAGCGACCAATTCCGTTTGATACATTACACATAGACCATTTTGGACCTTTACCTTCAGTTATAtcgaaaaagaaacatttgcTAGTAATTATTGATGGATTTACCAAAT
This genomic interval from Drosophila gunungcola strain Sukarami unplaced genomic scaffold, Dgunungcola_SK_2 000346F, whole genome shotgun sequence contains the following:
- the LOC128266102 gene encoding uncharacterized protein LOC128266102, whose translation is MDKTLEEEEALLDAAIRVAEKKKILAGLMKNVDKTTDDLQMVMHLVSPFSATENEEALKWILNFERVCRDINTCTNFQLRCVRMLMKSGTDADLFVSVDRSNTYDEFKINFIKTFGRGSSTADIVLLLKETMFNPAKNTVMGYILLMEEIAMRANIDEKLTVQFVIDGFRDRSANIAILYTATTIAQLKELAWKYGNLRKKSHNFPQRMENTGGDRKTARCYNCSAYGHYASSCTAPKREKGSCFRCGSLQHMLKDCQQKPASDPRVVGAANNQPIRDDEEEPNMFIPIFNQRH